ACTTTGATCTTCAGGTCATCGATCTGTAAACGAGGAGACGGTCAGGCGTGTAATCGCACAGCCCCCACACTTTACGAGAATGATGTTGCGTAATGCTGCTTTGGCAACGCACCTCCTTATCAGCCTTGCCCACTTTGGTAAGGATATCATACCTGTCCTCATCAATTTTGTCAATGGCTGCATGCAGCTGTTTGCATATGTTCTGTGGGGAAAAATACACACTCTTTGTTATTCGATTACAACTCATCGCTGAACAAGATACTCCAACAAAACTTAACTCACTGACATTTAAAACGGTTACAGTGTGCTTCACAATAATGTAGACACAATGATATGTTAAAGTTGTGGATCCAAATCTATCAggaacacacacaaagacaacacaaagacaaaaacacatatccaaaaactacaagaacacttatccaaactaacacacatacaaggctcagcgttttcggtttttactgattttcacggaaaaatacccagatttttaaagtgaatttcacccggattttatgtttccacagagccaaaagttgttcctcttcgtgtgaggttatgtaacagtgccctcttgtggtgaaattcggcatgctggatggctttgaaaaataaaaaccgaaaacgctgagccttgcacatatatctaaactaaacaaaaggaacaaaaacaatcactgtccaggagaacgaacgctagccaggaggactgttggagctgccagtctgcatggactagcagttagcttagcctgccccgcttccccatcctgtcagaccgtcctcggtgtttcatCTTCGGCGCAGCTCcgtgcaggggccgtggtccctgggcccaccggatgcagcagaccaagctgcgtcagccgatccaacgctaacTCAAACGCGGGATGACTGTTGGAAATGCTTGTCTGTATGGGTTATGGGttatagcttagcctgccccacttccacttcctgtcagaccacccttggtgtttcctccttgggtgctgaTCCGGCAGGGCCATAGTCCCTGAGCCcaccggatacagcagaccaagctgtcccagccagacacccttgacacacctccccgtactccacacaacgacaccaagaagaccacagtcaacaccaggcgaggccgccgccagaccgccctcggtgttatcggaactgccggtcagcatgggctagcagttagcttagcctgccccgcttctgagtcctgtcagactgccctcagtgttacctccttgggcacagctccaggcaggaccgtggtccctgggcccacaggatgcagcagaccaagctctcccagccgatccagcgccagctctcccagccatcaaacgaagacaaaacttagacgtggacaaagacactgcatggacggtactgggtgaggctgccgcgaacgtgaattcacgctgccatcttcccataccggtactggatgaggccactgcaaacgtgaatttgcgctgccgtcTTCCCACCATCTTCTCGCAATCACTTTTTGCACATAAAAATGCAAAGCAATTTGGTATCAAACAAAAAaatggacagaaaaaaaaacagtaagaGTGCACATGTGTGTAGAAAGTAAATGTGAACCCTGGTCAGGGTAAggacacgtgtgtgcgtgtgtgtgtgtgtgtgatgggcagcatTGGAGCAGAATCTAGCTCTCGTTTCCACACAGCTCTCATGTCATGTAGGTATTTGTGAAAGGTTAGTGAAGCCtattccagatctcacaatcagGGCTGCCTGGTCTCCGCTTGTGTTTGGAGCAGGACAGTGCTCAGCCATGTAGGCTTTCTTCGCAGCAACAAGTTCCTTCTTCTCATTCTCTATCCAGTTAGCAGCGATGGCCAGCATCACACTCTACAGAGCATAAAGGGGAATTGTAGGACTTAGCAGGTTAGCATCAGTAAAGCTGCAGAGAAACACATACAAATGATAAAGACTGATAAATTATACAAAAGGTTGCAAATTTGGTATTGTTTGTTGAACAGATGCTTCCAGTTTTGTAAAAATCTATCTTTTCTTACGGCTCTTATTACCAAAGACTTCTTTAAAGTTTGTGATCATTtcatctcgctctctgtcacttctctgtgATCAGTggtccactgttcatatcccatACTGAGCCTGTATTGTAATCTGGTGCAATGTGTTAGCACAGGCGCTTGGTGTCGTACAGTTGTACTAGACAAGCGTCATAGAAATGCAGTCACTTATTCATTCATGATCATCCTATCTGTCTCCGCATCACCTCTCTATCATCGTTAATCATTCCATCTCACCCTTTCCCTCCTTTATCAACCATCATCTCGAAAGAAGCCGGTCGTTAGAAATGTTCTTCCGATCTACTCTACTGACCTGCTTCTACTGACCATGACTGAAAGGTTGATGTCTATTCTACTGTTGTGCCACGCCGTTTCTTTGGATGAGACCACCCGCTCAAGAGGGTGAAATGCTGGGTGTAAACCTGCACTGCTTCCTGTCAGCTGTAGCGATGGAAATTGGGGGATGAATTGGTTCCCTCTGCACCCTGCCAGCCGCTCTGCTTTGAGTTACTTGAGAATGCCAAAGTACAGAGACGGCCCAGCTGCCACGAGACCGCCACATGACTCATTAACGAGACTCCTAATTGGTAGCTTTGACTTGATCTCCATTTCACCCAGTAGATCTGGAGACTATTTCTGAGTAGCGCCGCATGTGGCATCGGCCCTCACGCTGGACACCACATTCTGCTGTGTAAGAAGCACAGCGGCAGTAAGTGATCGCTTATATGAAGGATCGTAACTGATATCTGGATCAAACTGCTAAATATAAAAGGCTGCAGGACCTTGAAACCCTGAATCCGATTAATCAGGTAAAGGCGACGAAAGAATAAATGAACCGAGTTCCCCTTAGAGATGCTCCTCGACACGAGACGCGGTTGACTTTAGATTAGATTAAAATAGATTAGACGAAATGAAAGTAAAGGCGGGTATTTTTCAAAAAATATCAACTCTCTTTATCAGCCCAAAATCCAAACTGAGCTTTCTGGTCCGGCTAGCTGTCTGGTAATTACCAGTATGTTGTGTTTGTATAGACAAAAGCAGATATTTGACTATGCTAGTCTGAGGCGTCTCACACCAGCCTAGTAAAACCTGATTAAATGAACAATTGTGCGAGTTGTTTTTATCATCCGTTTCTGTTCAGGTCTTTACAGAGTTTCTTCTTCCGGCCCACCAGCCCCTACCAACTCCACACTACCTGGTGTAACTGATAAATAACCTTCATCACTTTGGAAACCTCACAGCTGTTGCAGTGATGAGGCCTTCCAGACAGTTTGTCAGACGGTTTTTGCAGTTAAATTATTCGTATTTAACGTCGGCACACGGTTGTGTTTGAGTTCTTGAAATAATTCTCTGAGGTTGTAACAAGTGCTGAGGCTTCAACGGTTGTGAAACTCAGTTTACGAAAAACAAAATACTGGATCAAGCAAgaaaatgtatccggccaattaccccactattccgagccgtcccggtcgctgctccgccccctctgccgatccgggtatgGCTGCAGAATACCGCATGcctcgtgatcctcccatgtagcgcgtgggaggatcacgccattcccccagttccccctgaacaggcgcccccgaccgaccagaggaggcgctagcgcagcgaccaggacacagacctacatccggcttcccacccacagccacggccaattgtgtctgtagggtcccctgaccaagccggaggtaacacggggattcgaagcggcgatccccgtgttggtaggcaacggaacagaccgctatgctaccgtgAACCTTTTTTATTAGAAAGAATAAAACAGGAAGAAGAAGAGCAGAGCAGACTGTGTGTCTCCTCTCCAGATGCCACGGATATGCAGACTCTACGCTCCACCTGCTGAACGGCAGAACATGCAGGATGGAACTGAGTCAGGGGACTCAGTTAAACTACGACCTTTTGTATCATTTATCAAACATGGGCTTTATTTCTTTTGGACTATCTGCaaaccgtcacacacacacacacacacacacacacacacacacacacacacacacacacacacacaccccacacacagtaaacacaccccacacacacacacacacacacacaccccacacacagtaaacacacccccccccccccccccccacacacacacacacacacacacacacacacacacacacacacacacacacacacacacacacacacacacacacacaggtctggcTCCAAACTCCCCAGCATGTACTACAAAATGGAAAAACAAATACCTTCAGATGATGCTTGCGGCTTGACgtcatcttcttgctgtgaggagtgaCGGATGAGAAGTCAGACACAACAAACTCCACATCCCAGCACACACTTCACTATATTCACTAGGGAATTTACTACAGCCAAACCAAACACACGTTAAAATAAAAGCACAGCATAACTCCACGAAGCCGTTCGCACAACaagcatgaggaggaggaggaggaggaggactcaCTCGTGAGACATGTTGGCTGCTTCTTCACTTCACAACCTGCTGGAAGAGACAAACAGGGCAGAAACAGAACCGCTTGTTAGGACCACGAGGACACATCTGTTCCTgattagcgggggggggggggcttagatgTCGGTATCGATGCGGACGCCCCTGTGAAATGTGATCTGTCGAGGAGGTGATGGAGATGCGAGTCGAGGGCAGCGGCGGAGCTAAGTTTGGAGGTGGAGGCGACAACGTCAACAAGGGCGCGGGTGATAAGTAACTCTGCAGATGTTCAAACAAACAACATGCGACACGGCCGGCTCGGATTTCCATCCCACGGATCGTTTGGGACCAAAACGCTTACTCCGCGGTATTCACCGTGAAGCTCAAGAGCGGGGCCGGCAGGCTTTGTGCCCCGTCAGCCCCGCTTCAGAGCTATCACCACCGGAACGCATGCGGACAACGCTGCCCGCACAACCGAAATACTTCACGCTGGCAGTACAACAAGGTGTTCCTTGTTGGTTCTCAGACGATGGAGTTATTAAACTGTGAACGATGGCAGCTGCAGGCTGGTTACAGCTCCAGCCAGAGACACTCAGAGCTCCAGCCAAAGGGATGGAGAGCTCCAACCAGAGACACTCAGAGCTCCAGCCAAAGGGATGGAGAGCTCCAACCAGAGACACTCAGAGCTCCAGCCAGAGGGATGGAGAGCTCCAACCAGAGACACTCAGAGCTCCAACCAGAGGGATGGAGAGCTCCAACCAGAGACACTCAGAGCTCCAACCAGAGGGATGGAGAGCTCCAACCAGAGACACTCAGAGCTCCAACCAGAGGGATGGAGAGCTCCAACCAGAGACACTCAGAGCTCCAGCCAGAGGGATGGAGAGCTCCAACCAGAGACACTCAGAGCTCCAACCAGAGGGATGGAGAGCTCCAACCAGAGACACTCAGAGCTCCAACCAGAGGGATGGAGAGCTCCAACCAGAGACACTCAGAGCTCCAGCCAGAGGGATGGAGAGCTCCAACCAGAGACACTCAGAGCTCCATCCCTCTGGCTGGAGCTCTGAGAGTCGGACCTTCAGCAGATGAAGGACTCCACCGTCCACAACACAAACACCGAGTGCAAAGTACAAGCCTAGCCAAATTTGCACACATCAGCCAACAcaataacaaacaaaaacaaaacaaacaagtaaCGTTTAAGTAAGTGATCCACCCTGCTCTCATTTCTAACTTTGCTAATTAACGTGCCCACAGGTCAGAGGTCAAGGCTCTTTATCACTGTAACACGTTACCAGAGGCTGGCCCCAAAAAGACAGACGCAGTCTCTCGCACGTCTTCGCCGTTAAAACAAGACTTGTAACTCGCCGCAGCGGACCCGGTATCGGTTTACCGGCTCAGCCCGTCAAGCACGCAGAGATGGAGCGAAGGAAAGGGTCTCACCTACGAAAAGAAAGACGAGGAGGGCAGCGGAGCCTCGgtgggagaaggggagatactggCGAGTCGCGGCAAGAGGAAATCACACTGGGTTTATATGGAGGTCAAATTTGGACCCGGGGCTCCTGTTTATGGAAATGAAGGCTCCCCAGACCAATAGCCCGGCAAGCGCCTGAAATATCATCATCCCCTGCCAACGCAGCTCATAAATCAGCCATCTCTAAGCCCCGAGGAGGAGCCCGGAGGCGGGTCGATTAGGGGATGGGATGCCGCTtggacattaaaaaaagaaaaaaaaagaaagaaaaggagaaagggTGGAGAGGGGACAATGATTCTGGCAGAGTTTAAAACCTTCAGC
Above is a window of Lampris incognitus isolate fLamInc1 unplaced genomic scaffold, fLamInc1.hap2 scaffold_600, whole genome shotgun sequence DNA encoding:
- the LOC130134001 gene encoding troponin I, fast skeletal muscle-like, with protein sequence MSHDKKMTSSRKHHLKSVMLAIAANWIENEKKELVAAKKAYMAEHCPAPNTSGDQAALINICKQLHAAIDKIDEDRYDILTKVGKADKEIDDLKI